The DNA region CAACTTGCCGAGCACGCCGGCATAGACGCGTTCGGCATAATCATCTGGTATCCGAGGCACGTCACACTCCCCTCGCCCGCGGCGCTAGACCGACGAACGCTTCACGATTTCAAATTTCAGCTCGCGGCTTTGACCGCGCGGCTTCAGGCCGCCCGGCTGCAATCTTTCGAGCAGCGTGCGCGCCGCGAGCGCGCCGAGGTCGAATTCCGGTTGACGGACCGTGGTCAGGCCCAGGAGGTTGGCGGCCGGGATGTCATCGAAGCCAACGATCGCGATGTCGCCGGGGATCGACAGGCCGGCGCCGCGCGCGCAGACCATCGCACCGATCGCCAGCATATCGTTGGCACCGAACACGGCGGTCGGACGATCCGGCCCCCGCGCCAGGATTTCGCTCATCGCACGCGCGCCGGACTCTTCCGAATAGCGACTGTCGGTGACGACATCCGGCACGAGACCGGCCTCACGCATCACCGCGGCATAACCGAGCGCACGCTGCCGGCTCGGCCCGACTTCCGCAAGGATCATGGCGATGCGCCGATGCCCGCTTGCGATCAGATATCGCGTCATGGCGGCGGAGGCCTCGGCGTTGTCGATATAGACACTGTCGATCGGCAGATCGCCGCGCGGCTTGAGCCGGCTCTCGAGCCGGACGATCGGAACGCTCTGCCCGGCGAGCGTCGCGAGTTGCGGAACGCGCAAATGAAAGAACGTACCGACCACGCCATCGGCGCGGCCCTGCAATAGCCAGCTCAGCGCCCGCGCCTCGCCGTCCTCGCGCCCGTCGGTGTCGAACATCAGCACGTCATAACCGGCGGGCGCGGCGACCGACTGCACGCCCCGCACCAGCCCCGGATAGAACGGGTTGGTGATGTCTGGAACGACGCAGGCAAGCGCCATGGTGCGGGCGCGGCGCAGCATCCGCGCCGGATGGTGTGGCTGATATCCCATCTCGCCGGCGAGCTTGAGAATGCGCGCCCGCGTCGCCTCCGGGACGGACGGCGTCTCCGCCTTGTTGATCACCAGCGACACCGCGGCCTGCGACACGCCGGCCGCCAGCGCAATGTCCTTTTGTGTGGTGCGCGGATTGAAGCGCGCCCTGCTCCCGCCGCGCGGTGTCTGGGTTGACGATCTCATCTCGTTTAATTATACGTATTACTAACGGAACTTCAACAAGCATAAAGCCGTCGTTCCCGGGGAAAAGAGGAAGCGCCGCCATGACAGTGACCAGACGCCAGATCGTTGCTGCCCTGCCCGCTGCCGCGCTCGCGGCGAGCCTCCCGCGCGCGCCGGCCCGGGCTGAGGGCGAGCGCACGACGGTGACCTTCTGGTTCGCGCAGGCCAACTCTGATGGCCAGGCGGCGCTGCGCACCGATCTCGTCGACGCCTTCAACGCCTCGCAGGACAAGTATCTGCTGCAGCTCGAGGTGAAGGGCGCGGCGGTCAACAATCTCCTGAAGGTCGCGCTGCTCGCCGGCAACGGCCCGGACATCGTGCAAACGTCGGGTCCCTCCTATCTCACTGCGATCGCCAATGCCGGCCAGGTGCTGCCGCTCGACGAGTTCGCGGCAAAGTACAAATGGAAGGAGCGCTTCCTGCCGGCGCTGCTCAACACCGGCGTCTACGGCGGCAAGCTCTACGCTTTGCCGCGCGATTACGAATCCATGCACATGTTCTACAATAAGCAGCTGTTCAGCGAGAACGGCTGGAAGGTTCCGACCAACCGCGCAGAGTTCGAAAGCGTCGCGGATGCCGCGCTGGCCAAGGGCGTCACGCCGATCAGCGCCGGCAATGCCGACTGGAAGGGTGTCAACGAATGGCTGATGACGGCGTTCTTCAACAACGTCGCCGGTCCCGATAATGTCCGCAAAGCGCTCGGCGGCGAGCTGCCGTGGACGGCGCCGCCCTTTCTCGAAGCCGTCGACCTCTCGAAGGCCTGGTACGGCAAGGGCTATTTCGGAAAGAACTACCTTTCCCTGACCAACGAGCAGAGCTTTCTCCAGGTGGTGAACGGCAAGGCTGCGATGGCGTTCAACGGCACCTGGTCGTTCGGCACCAAGTCCTACGGCATGTCGAAGCCCGACACGGTGATGGACGTGGTTCCGATCCCCGGCCTGAGCGACAAGGTGACCGAGCCGCTGCTGCATCTCGCTTGCGGTGCCACGCTTTCGATCGCGAAGAACTCGCCGAATGCAGAAGGCGCAGCCGCCGTGTTCGAGTTCATGCTGTCGCGGAATTTCTACCAGACCATGAACCGCGATTGGCCCGGCAAATGGGCGTTGCCGGTAAAAGACCTTCCGCCCGATCTTCTGCAGGGCATCGGCTATCCGCTGTTCGAGAAGACCATTGCCAGCCTGCACGACGCCTTCAGCAGAGGACGCTTCGGCTTCACCACCTGGACCTTCTGGCCGAACGCTGCGAACAGCTATGTCATCGAGGGCATCGAGCAGGTCTGGCTCAACCGGATCACCACCGACGCCTTCCTCAACCGCCTGCAGACGGTGTTCGCCCAGGAGTTCAAGGACGGAAAGGTGCCGCCGCTGCCTCCACGCATGATGTGAGCCGCAGAATGTGGCTGTTCGCGTTGCCCGCGCTGCTCATCAATGTCTGCATCATCCTGATCCCGGCGCTGCTGACGCTGATGGCCGCGTTCTTTTTCTGGGATGGCGTGGGCACGCCGGTATGGGCCGGGCTCGCGAACTTCCAGAGCCTGTTCGACGATCCCGTGTTCTGGACCGCGCTGACCAACAACTTCATCTGGACCGCGATCTTTCTGATCGTGCCGATGTGTCTGGCCGTGGTGATGGCGGCGGCGCTGATGATCGTCCCCTCCTCCCGTATCGTGGTGCAGTCCGTCATCTTCCTGCCGCGGATCCTCGCCGCCGCCATCACCGGCCGCGTCTTCCAGGGCATGATCTTCAGCCCCGTGACGGGATTGCTCGGCTGGCTCAATAATCACGGACTTTCGATCTCGGACCCGCTCGCCGATCCCGACCGCTCGCTGTATGCCGTCGCCGCGGTCGACATCTGGCATTGGTGGGGCTTTCTCGCGGTAGTGTATTTCGCCGCGATGCGACAGATCAGCGTCGATCAGATCGAGGCCGCCCGTCTCGACGGCGCCGGCTTTTTCGCGCTGCTGCGCTATGTGCTGCTGCCCGGCATCCGACCGACGCTGGCACTGATGATGATCCTCACCGTGATCTGGTCGTTCCAGGTCTTCGAGTTCATCTACATCGTGACCCAGGGAGGTCCAGCGAACGGCAGCGAGGTGCTGGCCACGCTGGCCTATCGTCAGGCCTTCTTCGCCGGCGATGTTGGAAAGGCGACGGCGGCGGCCTGCGTGATGAGCCTGTTCGGCCTGTGCGCGACGGCGGCGTATCTCTGGCTGCAAGGCCGCGACAGCGCGCACGCCGCATGACGGAAAGCCGCCTGAACCGGACGCTCTGCCTGGCATTGATCGGCCTCGCGTCCTTCACGTCGCTGCTGCCGATCTTGCTCGCGGTGATGAACGCGCTGAAGACGACGGTGGAGATCAGCACCAATCCACTGGCGCCACCCCACCAGCTGCACTGGGAGAATTTCACCGCAGCCTGGAACAATGCAGCGCTTGGACCGAGCCTGCTGCACAGCGCCGAGGTCGCAGGCCTCACCATCGTCATGGTTTGCGCCACCGCTGCGCCTTGCGCCTACGTGCTGGCCCGCCAGCGCGGCCGCGGCTTCCGCCTGCTCACCTTCTATTTCATGGCCTCGATCACCGTCCCGGTGCAGCTCTATCTCTATCCGCTGTATTTCATCTTCGCCAAGCTCGGCCTGGTCAACTCGATCCCCGCGGTGGCGCTGATCTACACGGCAATGTTTTCGCCGTTCGCGATCTTCCTGCTACGCACCTATGTGGTCGCAATTCCCTATGCGCTGGAGGAAGCCGCGGAGGTCGACGGCGCAACGGCGTGGCAGAAATTCTACCATGTC from Bradyrhizobium genosp. L includes:
- a CDS encoding carbohydrate ABC transporter permease yields the protein MWLFALPALLINVCIILIPALLTLMAAFFFWDGVGTPVWAGLANFQSLFDDPVFWTALTNNFIWTAIFLIVPMCLAVVMAAALMIVPSSRIVVQSVIFLPRILAAAITGRVFQGMIFSPVTGLLGWLNNHGLSISDPLADPDRSLYAVAAVDIWHWWGFLAVVYFAAMRQISVDQIEAARLDGAGFFALLRYVLLPGIRPTLALMMILTVIWSFQVFEFIYIVTQGGPANGSEVLATLAYRQAFFAGDVGKATAAACVMSLFGLCATAAYLWLQGRDSAHAA
- a CDS encoding LacI family DNA-binding transcriptional regulator; protein product: MRSSTQTPRGGSRARFNPRTTQKDIALAAGVSQAAVSLVINKAETPSVPEATRARILKLAGEMGYQPHHPARMLRRARTMALACVVPDITNPFYPGLVRGVQSVAAPAGYDVLMFDTDGREDGEARALSWLLQGRADGVVGTFFHLRVPQLATLAGQSVPIVRLESRLKPRGDLPIDSVYIDNAEASAAMTRYLIASGHRRIAMILAEVGPSRQRALGYAAVMREAGLVPDVVTDSRYSEESGARAMSEILARGPDRPTAVFGANDMLAIGAMVCARGAGLSIPGDIAIVGFDDIPAANLLGLTTVRQPEFDLGALAARTLLERLQPGGLKPRGQSRELKFEIVKRSSV
- a CDS encoding carbohydrate ABC transporter permease, translating into MTESRLNRTLCLALIGLASFTSLLPILLAVMNALKTTVEISTNPLAPPHQLHWENFTAAWNNAALGPSLLHSAEVAGLTIVMVCATAAPCAYVLARQRGRGFRLLTFYFMASITVPVQLYLYPLYFIFAKLGLVNSIPAVALIYTAMFSPFAIFLLRTYVVAIPYALEEAAEVDGATAWQKFYHVMLPMMRPGLLTVAIIVGLNAWNEFVIAVTFLQNDSNVTAIVKFYNLTGQYSTDWGEMLAAAVTIALPVVLVFVLLQRRFIDGMTAGAVKS
- a CDS encoding ABC transporter substrate-binding protein, translating into MTVTRRQIVAALPAAALAASLPRAPARAEGERTTVTFWFAQANSDGQAALRTDLVDAFNASQDKYLLQLEVKGAAVNNLLKVALLAGNGPDIVQTSGPSYLTAIANAGQVLPLDEFAAKYKWKERFLPALLNTGVYGGKLYALPRDYESMHMFYNKQLFSENGWKVPTNRAEFESVADAALAKGVTPISAGNADWKGVNEWLMTAFFNNVAGPDNVRKALGGELPWTAPPFLEAVDLSKAWYGKGYFGKNYLSLTNEQSFLQVVNGKAAMAFNGTWSFGTKSYGMSKPDTVMDVVPIPGLSDKVTEPLLHLACGATLSIAKNSPNAEGAAAVFEFMLSRNFYQTMNRDWPGKWALPVKDLPPDLLQGIGYPLFEKTIASLHDAFSRGRFGFTTWTFWPNAANSYVIEGIEQVWLNRITTDAFLNRLQTVFAQEFKDGKVPPLPPRMM